The Haloimpatiens massiliensis genome contains a region encoding:
- a CDS encoding ABC transporter transmembrane domain-containing protein has product MEKNVYFNYLNKYKIRILIMMVLCILLTVTSLLKPYIISNFFDLLTNNLRDTKKVVNNIYLLILIWMNQIITGYFFNMEKIKLDSKFMFNILSNVIEHLKVIPYSEYIKLDSGYLCDRLVSDASEISNFIIENIFEVTINILSITISYFMIFKIYFLFGLILLPMFLIYSMLYIFFKEKIYLSNYTYTDEHSKFFSKLIRELKNIKSIKINSWHKESKNELYNAFVLLFNKGVNFSKISYMYSNVQNVVTFSSNIVILLYGVSLVEKNIITIGKLIVFNSFFNVIISGINYFLSLSQQYQQYLASKNRIDKLLLIKEEIIGNVTLKEVEDLQIRNLSFYYEKENQIIKNLNYKFKKGKIYCICGKNGSGKSTLFDLLLGLYDNYSGEIYINSTNLKYINLYNFRKENVSICQQEPDVFSYTINKNKKNSYFNCIFNNYKNLSGGEKQKSALNMCLNKKFDILLLDEPSSALDKDSVKKLKQILKKLKKNSIIIVITHDRELIENADYIINIGDVINK; this is encoded by the coding sequence ATGGAAAAAAACGTTTATTTTAATTATTTAAATAAATATAAAATTAGAATATTAATTATGATGGTATTATGTATTTTACTAACAGTTACATCATTATTGAAGCCTTATATAATTTCAAATTTTTTTGACTTACTAACTAATAACCTTAGAGATACAAAAAAGGTAGTGAACAATATATATTTACTAATTTTAATTTGGATGAATCAAATAATCACAGGATATTTTTTTAATATGGAAAAGATAAAATTAGATAGCAAATTTATGTTTAATATATTATCTAATGTTATAGAACATTTAAAAGTAATTCCCTATTCTGAATATATAAAACTAGATAGCGGTTATTTATGTGATAGATTAGTTTCAGATGCCTCAGAAATTTCAAATTTTATTATTGAAAATATATTTGAGGTGACTATTAATATTCTTTCTATAACAATTTCTTATTTTATGATATTTAAAATATATTTTTTATTTGGATTAATACTTTTGCCTATGTTTTTAATATATAGCATGCTATATATTTTTTTTAAAGAAAAGATATATTTAAGTAATTATACATATACAGATGAACACAGCAAATTTTTTTCAAAATTAATTCGTGAATTAAAAAATATAAAATCAATAAAAATCAATAGTTGGCATAAAGAGAGTAAAAATGAGTTATATAATGCTTTTGTTTTGTTGTTTAATAAAGGAGTCAATTTTTCTAAAATTTCATATATGTATTCTAATGTTCAAAATGTAGTTACCTTTAGTTCTAATATAGTAATTTTATTATATGGTGTTTCACTGGTTGAAAAAAATATCATAACTATAGGTAAACTCATAGTTTTCAACTCTTTTTTTAATGTAATAATATCTGGCATTAATTATTTCTTATCACTTAGTCAGCAATATCAACAATATCTTGCGTCTAAGAATAGGATTGATAAATTATTATTAATAAAGGAAGAGATTATTGGAAATGTTACTTTAAAAGAAGTAGAAGATTTACAAATAAGAAATTTATCTTTTTATTATGAAAAAGAAAATCAAATAATTAAAAATTTGAATTATAAATTTAAAAAAGGAAAAATATATTGTATTTGTGGTAAAAATGGAAGTGGAAAAAGTACTTTATTTGATCTTTTATTAGGGCTATATGACAATTATTCTGGAGAGATTTATATAAATAGTACAAATTTAAAATATATAAATTTATATAATTTTAGAAAAGAAAATGTTTCTATTTGTCAGCAAGAGCCTGATGTTTTTAGTTATACTATAAATAAAAATAAAAAAAATAGTTATTTTAACTGTATTTTTAATAATTATAAAAATTTATCTGGAGGGGAAAAGCAAAAGAGTGCTTTAAATATGTGTTTGAATAAAAAATTTGATATATTACTGTTAGATGAACCTTCATCAGCTTTAGACAAGGATAGTGTAAAAAAATTGAAACAAATTCTTAAAAAGTTGAAGAAAAATTCTATAATAATTGTAATAACTCATGATCGTGAACTTATAGAAAATGCAGATTATATTATTAATATAGGGGATGTTATTAATAAATAA
- a CDS encoding radical SAM/SPASM domain-containing protein — translation MLLKKSKFNIKVDKDSKGNQLIFNTLTNAFALFDEETLKAIDEIEYLKNYEEKFNKKIVENIMLAFENGFLIEQDLNELDILKYYREVGRFTKETLAITIAVTMNCNMNCPYCFEKKNTKRMEENVKIKLIEFIENSLKSSNTKSLSITWFGGEPLLELNTIVELSESFIEICERLNVKYNTKIITNGVLLDRNTAQILLEKCKIKNVQITLDGLRDTNDKRRHLKNNKSSFDIICKNIKTTQDIMDILLRVNIDKNNSKEAKEIVEYFYSNEFKIKNIAFAPVTFIYEDDKNKDNCYSKDEFYNLLPQWEEYAFNRFHYIETPSTVPVACGALSINCFGIDPEGYIYRCWTDIGIKDKNSGDIFYGEKLDGYTLKWLIEDIEDECKKCILLPICQGGCSYHKFNGKGDSFRCASNEKVIIEGLKRYYRKYLKDEIV, via the coding sequence ATGTTGTTAAAAAAATCAAAATTTAACATTAAAGTAGATAAGGATTCTAAGGGAAATCAATTAATATTTAATACATTAACTAATGCGTTTGCATTATTTGATGAAGAAACGTTGAAAGCAATAGATGAAATTGAATATTTGAAAAATTATGAGGAAAAGTTTAATAAAAAAATAGTAGAAAATATTATGCTGGCTTTTGAAAATGGTTTCTTAATAGAACAAGATTTAAATGAGTTAGATATTCTCAAATATTATAGAGAAGTAGGTAGATTTACTAAAGAGACACTAGCTATAACAATAGCTGTAACAATGAATTGTAATATGAATTGTCCTTATTGTTTTGAGAAGAAAAACACTAAAAGAATGGAGGAAAATGTAAAGATAAAATTAATCGAGTTCATTGAAAATTCATTAAAATCAAGTAATACTAAATCATTATCAATAACTTGGTTTGGAGGAGAACCACTATTAGAGTTAAATACAATAGTAGAGTTATCTGAAAGTTTTATAGAAATATGTGAAAGATTAAATGTTAAATATAATACTAAGATTATAACAAATGGAGTTTTATTAGACAGAAATACTGCACAAATATTGTTAGAGAAGTGTAAAATAAAAAATGTTCAAATTACATTAGATGGATTAAGAGATACTAATGATAAAAGAAGACATTTAAAAAATAATAAAAGTAGTTTTGATATTATTTGTAAAAATATAAAAACAACTCAAGATATAATGGATATTTTACTAAGAGTTAATATAGATAAAAATAACTCAAAAGAAGCAAAAGAAATAGTGGAATACTTTTATTCCAATGAGTTCAAGATTAAAAATATAGCTTTTGCTCCTGTTACGTTTATATATGAAGATGATAAAAATAAAGATAATTGTTATAGTAAAGATGAATTTTATAATTTATTACCTCAGTGGGAGGAATATGCTTTTAATAGATTTCATTATATTGAAACACCAAGTACTGTTCCAGTTGCTTGTGGAGCACTTTCAATTAACTGTTTTGGAATAGATCCTGAAGGATATATATATAGATGTTGGACTGATATAGGCATTAAAGATAAAAATTCAGGTGATATTTTTTATGGAGAAAAACTAGATGGCTATACATTAAAGTGGTTAATTGAAGATATTGAAGATGAATGTAAAAAGTGTATATTATTGCCTATTTGCCAAGGAGGTTGTTCATATCATAAGTTTAATGGGAAAGGTGATTCGTTTAGATGTGCTAGTAATGAGAAAGTAATAATTGAAGGCTTAAAGAGATATTACAGAAAGTATTTAAAAGATGAAATAGTTTAA
- a CDS encoding IS701 family transposase codes for MPSKFTNHIVSINDELYNYLNDVNYGMSKPQFHHISTIINGLINLDGTKSLLKISEYILAAKSSSSIYRFLSNSKWDDSLIDRNRINYLKLHFNKLIKPKSVGFLVIDDTVNPKTQAKKMQGLSYNHCHTEGKNLWSHCVVTSNFVAEDMSIPLNYKSYFNEENCKNHNKKFMSKPDIALGFINSFEKPSNCDKIYCLTDSWYTSEKLINGCILKGFNFIGALKSNRKISPLGISMQIKEFAKYINPSTLDVVTVEGKDYRVYKYEGKVSKIENALALICYEVDGDSFKEPVYLMSTDIELSNKAIIKYYLYRWNIETNYKYLKTHLGFDEYKVQGILSIERYFLLTFLAINFLEIYRLYNPKKLETIGDTIKSIKSLSAKELVRFVYEEAKNDIPLDTILAELKLVS; via the coding sequence ATGCCAAGTAAATTTACTAATCATATTGTATCCATTAATGATGAACTTTACAATTACTTAAATGATGTAAATTATGGAATGAGTAAACCTCAATTTCATCATATATCCACTATTATTAATGGATTAATAAATTTAGATGGCACTAAATCTTTATTAAAGATTTCAGAATATATACTAGCTGCTAAAAGCAGCAGTTCCATATATAGATTTTTGAGTAACTCTAAATGGGACGATAGTCTCATAGATAGAAATCGTATTAATTATTTAAAACTACATTTTAATAAACTCATAAAGCCTAAATCCGTAGGATTCTTAGTTATAGATGATACTGTTAATCCAAAAACTCAAGCAAAGAAGATGCAAGGATTAAGCTATAATCATTGCCATACAGAAGGTAAAAATCTTTGGTCCCACTGTGTAGTTACTTCTAATTTTGTAGCAGAGGATATGTCTATTCCGCTAAACTATAAGTCTTATTTTAACGAAGAAAACTGCAAAAATCATAATAAAAAATTTATGAGTAAACCAGATATAGCTTTAGGTTTTATTAATTCTTTTGAAAAACCTTCTAACTGCGATAAAATATATTGTCTTACTGATAGTTGGTACACTAGCGAAAAGTTAATTAATGGTTGTATTTTAAAAGGTTTTAACTTTATTGGGGCTTTAAAATCTAATAGAAAAATCTCTCCATTAGGAATTTCAATGCAAATTAAGGAATTTGCTAAATATATAAATCCATCTACCTTAGATGTAGTTACCGTCGAAGGTAAGGATTATAGAGTATATAAATACGAAGGCAAAGTTTCAAAGATTGAAAATGCATTAGCCTTAATTTGCTATGAAGTTGATGGGGACAGCTTTAAAGAACCAGTATATCTAATGTCTACAGACATAGAACTTAGTAATAAAGCTATAATAAAATACTATCTATATAGATGGAACATTGAAACTAATTACAAATATCTTAAAACACACTTAGGTTTTGACGAATATAAAGTTCAAGGTATACTCTCTATCGAGAGGTATTTTCTACTTACATTTTTAGCAATCAATTTTTTAGAGATTTATAGATTATATAATCCTAAAAAACTTGAAACCATTGGTGATACTATAAAGTCTATAAAAAGCCTATCGGCTAAAGAATTGGTGCGTTTTGTTTATGAGGAAGCTAAAAATGATATACCTTTAGACACAATACTTGCTGAATTAAAATTAGTTTCTTAA